A stretch of Myxococcus hansupus DNA encodes these proteins:
- the gcvH gene encoding glycine cleavage system protein GcvH gives MANVPGDLKYTEDHEWARVQGKVVVVGVTDHAQTSLGDVVYVELPKVGAKVSKGDAVGTIESVKAVSELFSPVSGTVVKVNDELSESPEDINMEPYGDGWLLEIELSDPKQVDGLLDAAAYTELLKNA, from the coding sequence ATGGCCAACGTTCCTGGCGACCTGAAGTACACCGAAGATCACGAGTGGGCCCGCGTTCAGGGCAAGGTGGTGGTGGTGGGTGTCACCGACCACGCCCAGACGTCCCTGGGCGACGTCGTCTATGTGGAGCTGCCCAAGGTGGGCGCCAAGGTGTCCAAGGGCGACGCGGTGGGCACCATTGAATCCGTGAAGGCGGTGTCCGAGCTGTTCTCCCCCGTGTCGGGCACGGTGGTGAAGGTGAACGACGAGCTGTCGGAATCGCCGGAGGACATCAACATGGAGCCGTACGGGGATGGCTGGCTGCTGGAGATCGAGCTGTCGGACCCCAAGCAGGTGGACGGCCTCCTGGATGCCGCCGCCTACACCGAGCTGCTCAAGAACGCCTGA
- the gcvT gene encoding glycine cleavage system aminomethyltransferase GcvT, whose translation MARQTPLNEAHRKLGARMVDFAGWDMPVQYSGIIDEHETVRTAVGLFDVSHMGEVEFTGPGALETVNGLISNDLARIADGQAVYAGLLDERGTFVDDVVAYRFSPERILICVNSSNREKDFAWMKAHAQGVTPVDRSDDFAQIAVQGPKAASLVQRLTKTDVSKIGTYRFAEGEVAGIPSIISRTGYTGEDGFELYCPAKDAVALWDALLTEGQQDGVKPCGLGARDSLRTEMKYALYGNDIDDQHTALEAGLGWIVKLDKAAFIGKEALVAQKAAGLKRKLVGFELTGNGIPRHGYAILKDGARVGEVTSGTKGPSVNKAIGIGYVPAELAAEGSTFDVDIRGRAVPAVVVKTPFYKKP comes from the coding sequence ATGGCCCGGCAAACGCCCCTCAACGAGGCTCACCGCAAGCTGGGGGCCAGGATGGTCGACTTCGCTGGCTGGGACATGCCCGTCCAGTACAGCGGCATCATCGACGAGCATGAGACCGTGCGCACCGCTGTGGGCTTGTTCGACGTCTCGCACATGGGCGAGGTGGAGTTCACCGGCCCGGGCGCCCTGGAGACGGTCAACGGACTCATCTCCAATGACCTCGCTCGCATCGCGGACGGGCAGGCCGTCTACGCGGGCCTGCTCGACGAGCGGGGCACCTTCGTTGACGACGTGGTCGCCTACCGCTTCAGCCCCGAGCGCATCCTCATCTGCGTCAACTCCAGCAACCGCGAGAAGGACTTCGCGTGGATGAAGGCGCACGCCCAGGGCGTGACGCCCGTGGACCGGAGCGACGACTTCGCGCAGATCGCCGTGCAGGGCCCCAAGGCCGCCAGCCTGGTGCAGCGCCTGACGAAGACGGACGTGTCGAAGATTGGCACCTACCGCTTCGCGGAGGGCGAGGTCGCCGGCATCCCCAGCATCATCTCCCGCACCGGCTACACCGGCGAGGACGGCTTCGAGCTGTACTGCCCCGCGAAGGACGCGGTGGCGCTGTGGGACGCGCTGCTCACCGAAGGCCAGCAGGATGGCGTGAAGCCCTGCGGCCTGGGCGCGCGCGACAGCCTCCGCACGGAGATGAAGTACGCGCTGTACGGCAACGACATCGACGACCAGCACACCGCGCTCGAGGCGGGCCTGGGGTGGATCGTCAAGCTCGACAAGGCCGCCTTCATTGGCAAGGAAGCGCTGGTGGCCCAGAAGGCCGCGGGCCTGAAGCGCAAGCTGGTGGGCTTCGAGCTCACCGGCAACGGCATCCCCCGCCATGGCTACGCCATCCTCAAGGACGGCGCGCGGGTGGGCGAGGTCACCAGCGGCACCAAGGGGCCTTCCGTGAACAAGGCCATCGGCATCGGCTACGTGCCCGCCGAGCTGGCCGCGGAGGGTTCGACGTTCGACGTGGACATCCGCGGACGCGCCGTGCCCGCGGTGGTGGTCAAGACGCCTTTCTACAAGAAGCCCTGA
- the metF gene encoding methylenetetrahydrofolate reductase [NAD(P)H]: MKIRNRLNPSDPCFSFEFFPPRTEEGEANLLKALEDLAALQPGFVSVTEGAGGSTRSKTVELVLRIKQETGIEAMAHLTCGGHRPDELRAVLEKLKDAKVDNILVLRGDPPKGQTHFEPQPGGFRYASEMTRFIREEDFNFCLGGACYPEGHVETPSRDDDLRHLKAKVDAGLDFVVTQLFFDNAFYFDFVERARRAGINVPIVPGIMPITNYEQIQRFTRLCGATVPMRLALQLERVKDQPEAMAQLGVAHATVQCMELLSRGVPGIHFYTLNKSPATRMIVSALRARS, from the coding sequence ATGAAGATTCGTAATCGGTTGAATCCCTCGGACCCGTGCTTCTCCTTCGAGTTCTTTCCGCCCCGAACGGAGGAAGGTGAGGCCAACCTGCTCAAGGCCCTGGAGGACCTGGCGGCCCTGCAGCCCGGGTTCGTCTCGGTGACCGAGGGCGCGGGAGGGAGCACGCGCTCCAAGACGGTGGAGCTGGTGCTGCGCATCAAGCAGGAGACGGGCATCGAGGCCATGGCGCACCTCACCTGCGGGGGGCACCGCCCGGACGAGCTGCGCGCCGTGCTGGAGAAGCTGAAGGACGCCAAGGTCGACAACATCCTGGTGCTGCGCGGCGACCCGCCGAAGGGCCAGACGCACTTCGAGCCCCAGCCCGGCGGGTTCCGCTACGCGTCGGAGATGACGCGATTCATCCGAGAAGAGGATTTCAACTTCTGCCTGGGGGGAGCGTGTTATCCGGAGGGCCACGTGGAGACGCCCTCGCGTGACGACGACCTGCGTCATCTCAAGGCCAAGGTGGATGCGGGCCTGGACTTCGTGGTGACGCAGCTCTTCTTCGACAACGCGTTCTACTTCGACTTCGTGGAGCGGGCGCGCCGCGCGGGCATCAACGTCCCCATCGTCCCCGGCATCATGCCCATCACCAACTATGAGCAGATCCAACGATTCACGCGCCTGTGCGGAGCCACCGTGCCCATGCGCCTGGCGTTGCAGCTCGAGCGGGTGAAGGACCAACCCGAAGCCATGGCCCAGCTCGGCGTGGCCCATGCGACGGTGCAGTGCATGGAGCTGCTGTCCCGGGGCGTGCCCGGCATCCATTTCTATACGCTCAACAAGTCCCCGGCGACGCGGATGATTGTGAGCGCACTGCGAGCCCGCTCATGA
- a CDS encoding DUF2378 family protein, whose amino-acid sequence MIALEVERGTPEPLTELARRLGRAEEKDRARGMFFLGALDVVRKEAGEAAAARCLAASRERAFVPFFLYPITSFLRLSYSAAGLLAPRLGGFEAAMRTMGTRSAQDFLSTVVGRSFLALAGGCPKRLVSNLPSGYSTAVNYGERDVAWLGERQGRLSMFRDFMPHSYHEGVVRAALDAIGARDPHVHGRATSLLDSEYVVSWG is encoded by the coding sequence ATGATTGCGCTTGAGGTCGAGCGGGGAACGCCTGAACCTTTGACGGAGCTGGCTCGGCGTCTGGGCCGCGCGGAGGAGAAGGACCGTGCCCGGGGGATGTTCTTCCTGGGGGCGCTCGACGTGGTTCGCAAGGAGGCGGGTGAAGCCGCCGCGGCACGCTGTCTGGCGGCCTCACGTGAGCGCGCCTTCGTGCCCTTCTTCCTGTACCCCATCACCAGCTTCCTGCGGCTGTCGTACAGCGCCGCGGGGCTGCTGGCGCCCCGGCTGGGTGGCTTCGAGGCCGCCATGCGGACCATGGGGACGCGCTCCGCCCAGGACTTCCTGAGCACCGTCGTGGGCCGCAGCTTCCTGGCGCTCGCCGGGGGGTGCCCCAAGCGGCTGGTCAGCAACCTGCCCTCCGGCTACAGCACCGCCGTCAACTACGGCGAGCGCGACGTGGCGTGGCTGGGCGAACGGCAGGGTCGCCTCAGCATGTTCCGGGACTTCATGCCGCACAGCTACCACGAGGGCGTGGTGCGGGCCGCGCTGGACGCAATTGGCGCCCGCGACCCGCACGTCCACGGACGCGCCACCAGCCTGCTGGACAGCGAGTACGTGGTGTCCTGGGGCTAG